A genomic segment from Chanos chanos chromosome 2, fChaCha1.1, whole genome shotgun sequence encodes:
- the slitrk3a gene encoding SLIT and NTRK-like protein 3 yields the protein MLWVTLLSTIALGWTTPIPLLDDSEEIDEPCFDPCYCEVKEGIFHVHCDSKGFTNVSQISQSWSRPFKLNLQRNSMRKLYFNSFLHLNNAVSLNLGNNALQDIHVGAFNGLSILKKLFLHENKLEVFRNDTFLGLESLEYLQADYNVIKRIESGAFRNLHKLRVLILNDNLIPVLPNLLFRSVSLTHLDLRGNRLKILPYKGTLEYIGRSLMEIQLEENPWNCVCEIVQLKTWLERIPYTALVGDITCEYPFHFHGKDLREIKRTELCPLLSEAEVEAKLGIPRAPFNNENTWPTKPSSMLSSFHNTASSVEYRERNVKPTRRVKATKTPPTPRSIYPGPNQPPIAAYQTRPPIPIICPTGCVCNLHINDLGLTVNCKERGFHNISELLPRPLNAKKLYLSGNLIQKIYRSDFWNFSSLDLLHLGNNRISYVQEGAFINLPNLKSLYLNGNDIERLTPGMFRGLQSLNYLYFEYNVIREIQPAAFSLMPNLQLVFLNDNLLRTLPVDAFAGTSLARLNLRNNYFLYLPVSGVLEHLNSIVQIDLHQNPWDCSCDIIPLKQWMEKLSTVIVVGEVICKTPEFAFGKDLRSLDAEVICPELKLTAPSPAIPFDMTSTSGSGIGYAPATGAVPLSVLILSLLILFISAVFVAAGLFAFVLRRRKKQPFRKRQEMDLTGVQMQCRIFEERQTASPEKPPGHVYDYIPHPVTQMCNNPIYKPREGEIEGEQFTETKENNSNYRTLLEKEKEWTMAVSNSQLNTIVTINQSGDMASFHENGVLCPTVIDSQRPTPTVGFVDCLYGTAPKLKDMHVAHAHPPGMQYPDLQQDARLKETLLFTAGKGFPDQTQSEYLELRAKLQTKPDYLEVLEKSYRF from the coding sequence ATGCTGTGGGTTACCCTACTAAGCACAATAGCCTTAGGATGGACTACGCCAATCCCTTTGCTGGACGACTCGGAAGAGATAGACGAGCCTTGCTTCGACCCCTGCTACTGTGAAGTGAAAGAGGGCATTTTCCACGTTCATTGCGACAGTAAAGGATTTACAAATGTTAGTCAGATCTCGCAGTCGTGGTCAAGGCCATTCAAACTCAACCTACAAAGGAACTCCATGCGCAAGCTGTATTTTAACAGCTTTCTGCACCTCAACAATGCCGTATCCCTCAATTTAGGCAACAACGCGCTGCAGGACATCCATGTGGGTGCGTTCAACGGCCTAAGCATTTTGAAAAAGCTATTCTTGCACGAGAACAAGTTGGAGGTGTTCAGAAATGACACTTTTCTTGGACTAGAGAGCCTTGAATATCTACAAGCGGATTACAATGTCATTAAGAGAATAGAGAGCGGGGCGTTTCGAAACCTGCACAAACTTCGAGTGCTTATTTTGAATGACAATTTGATACCAGTGCTGCCCAACTTGCTATTCAGGTCTGTGTCGCTCACGCACCTTGATTTACGTGGCAACCGGTTAAAAATTCTACCTTATAAGGGCACATTGGAGTACATTGGCCGCAGCCTGATGGAGATCCAGCTGGAAGAGAACCCGTGGAATTGCGTGTGCGAAATAGTGCAGCTCAAAACCTGGCTAGAGCGCATTCCGTACACGGCTCTGGTAGGCGACATAACGTGCGAGTATCCTTTTCATTTCCATGGGAAAGACCTGCGTGAGATCAAGCGGACCGAGTTGTGTCCTTTGCTCTCCGAGGCCGAGGTCGAAGCTAAACTAGGCATCCCCAGAGCTCCATTCAACAACGAGAACACGTGGCCCACCAAGCCGTCATCCATGCTTTCCTCTTTTCACAACACGGCGTCCTCAgtagagtacagagagaggaatgtaaAGCCCACCAGACGGGTCAAAGCTACGAAAACCCCACCGACCCCTCGCAGTATTTATCCAGGTCCGAATCAGCCCCCTATTGCTGCCTACCAGACCCGACCGCCCATTCCAATCATCTGCCCAACTGGATGTGTCTGTAATCTACACATAAATGATCTTGGGCTCACCGTCAATTGTAAAGAGAGAGGTTTTCACAACATTTCCGAACTCCTGCCACGCCCTCTCAACGCCAAGAAACTTTATTTAAGTGGCAATTTGATTCAGAAAATTTACCGGTCGGATTTCTGGAATTTCTCTAGTCTGGATTTACTGCATTTGGGCAACAATCGGATATCTTATGTTCAGGAAGGGGCTTTTATCAATTTGCCTAACTTAAAAAGTTTATACTTGAATGGCAACGATATTGAAAGACTCACTCCGGGCATGTTTCGCGGGCTACAGAGCTTAAACTACCTATATTTCGAATATAATGTTATCCGGGAGATCCAGCCGGCTGCGTTCAGTTTAATGCCGAACCTGCAGCTGGTTTTCCTGAATGACAACCTCCTGCGCACGCTGCCTGTGGACGCCTTCGCCGGCACCTCGCTGGCCAGACTCAATCTGCGTAACAACTACTTCCTCTACCTGCCCGTGAGCGGCGTGCTGGAGCACCTGAACTCCATCGTCCAGATCGACCTTCACCAGAACCCGTGGGACTGCTCTTGCGACATCATCCCGCTCAAACAGTGGATGGAGAAACTCAGCACTGTCATCGTGGTAGGGGAAGTCATTTGTAAGACGCCGGAGTTCGCTTTCGGGAAGGACCTGCGCAGTTTGGACGCCGAGGTCATCTGCCCCGAACTGAAACTTACTGCACCATCCCCAGCTATTCCTTTTGACATGACATCCACCAGTGGCTCTGGGATAGGGTACGCCCCGGCCACGGGAGCTGTTCCTCTTTCGGTACTTATACTCAGTCTCCTAATCTTATtcatttctgctgtgtttgtggccGCTGGTCTTTTTGCTTTCGTCCTGAGGAGGCGGAAGAAGCAGCCCTTCAGAAAGCGTCAAGAGATGGATCTAACCGGTGTTCAAATGCAGTGTCGGATATTTGAGGAACGACAGACGGCGTCGCCAGAGAAACCACCCGGACACGTCTACGACTACATCCCGCATCCAGTCACCCAGATGTGTAACAACCCCATCTATAAACCGAGGGAAGGGGAAATCGAAGGGGAACAGTTCACCGAGACCAAGGAAAACAATAGCAATTATCGAACTCttttggaaaaggaaaaggaatgGACGATGGCTGTGTCTAATTCCCAACTAAACACCATAGTCACCATCAATCAATCTGGTGACATGGCGAGTTTTCACGAAAACGGGGTGCTTTGCCCCACAGTCATAGACAGCCAGAGACCCACCCCTACGGTGGGTTTTGTAGACTGCCTTTACGGCACCGCTCCAAAATTAAAGGACATGCACgttgcacacgcacaccccccaGGAATGCAATACCCCGATTTACAGCAAGACGCCAGATTGAAAGAAACACTTCTTTTCACCGCAGGGAAAGGATTTCCCGATCAAACCCAAAGCGAATACCTCGAGTTAAGGGCCAAACTCCAAACCAAGCCGGATTACCTCGAAGTCTTGGAGAAATCATATAGATTCTAA